Part of the Cercospora beticola chromosome 5, complete sequence genome is shown below.
CGTCGGCTCAAGTCGATTGAGTGCGGTTCCGAAGAGGCCAAGACATCCTTCGCCTTTGACGAGGGCTACACCTTCCTCAACCACGGTGCGCGTCAAATTGACTGCAAGCACGAGCAAGCGCGCTGAGGAATTCCATCAGGCTCGTACGGAACGTATCCCATCGCGGTGCGAGATGTCTACAGACACTTTCAAGAAAGATCCGAAGCCCAACCGGACACCTTTGTAAGATACGAGTACCGGCCGAACCTCCTCGACGCGTCTCGACGGGTCATTGCCGACTATCTGGATGTCCCAGTCGAGACATGTGTTTACACAGTCAATGCCTCGATGGGCATTGATACTGTTCTACGCAACATCTCATACGAGCCAGGCGACGTGATCTTGTGCTTCACAAGCATTTATGGGTCGTTTGGGTACACAATACAGCACTTGACTGAGACGACTCCTGCCGAAGCGAAACCCATTGCGCTCGAGTATCCTATCTCAGACGAATTCGTGGTAAAGGCATTTCAGAACGCGATTGAGGAAGTTCTTGCTGAAGGGAAGAAGCCGCGGCTGGCTCTGTTTGACACTATCAGCAGTACGACTTCCGCATTATTGACGCAGCACTTTACTGACAAATGTCAATCAGGTCTCCCAGCTGTCCGAGTGCCATTCGAGCAACTGACAAAAATCTGCAAGCAGTATGGCATCTTCTCATGTATCGACGGTGCTCACGGAGTCGGTCACATGCCTCTCGACTTGCGCACTCTCGATCCCGACTTCTTCTCAAGCAATCTGCACAAGTGGCTACATGTTCCGCGAGGATGTGCCATCATCTACACGCCAGGCCGAAACCAACATCTACTCAGGACGACGTTCCCCACAGGCTTCGGATTTGTTGCTCAACCTGACCCACCAAATTATGTTGCGAATTTCGCGAACCTAGGCACACTGAACGACACATCGTATCTTTGCATCGAAGCTGCACTGGAATGGCGCAAGAAGTTGACGTGGAACGGGAAGGCTGGTGAGGAAGCCATCATGAGCTACACGCTTTATCTAGCGAAGACCGGCGGTCAAGCTGTTGCTTCCATACTGGGCACGGAAGTCATGGACAACTCCGAACACACTCTGGCACAATGCGGGATGACCAACGTTAGACTGCCCGTCTCACTCCAGAGTGGTTCCGAACGCTCAAAGAGTCTGAGCACGACTGCTGCTTGGATCCAGAGAACCATGACATTTGAACACAAGACTGCAGTGAATGCTTTCGTATACGGCAACTGCATCTGGGTGAGGTTGAGCGCACAAGTCTATCTCAATGTTTCGGACTTTGAGAGAGCCGGCCATGCGTTGAAAGCTGTGTGCGAAAGAGCTATGCAAGAGAAGACAGGCTGAATCTGAGCACTGCCTTCCGGTGGACATTGCATGGAGCTTTTGCACAGAAGACTTCCCCCACATCGATGTCCGAACTCATCGACAGTATTATGCGGTGTTGCTTCTCGCTGCGGACTATCGGCAATCCTTCAGCCGGCTATGCCACTCACACGATGATCGACAAAATGTCCTATGTTTCCCCATCCTTCCCCGCCAACTCCACACTCCACGTGCAGGAACGCTATGTGACTTTTGGCGGCAGTACTCGGCCCATGCCACACCGAAGTGTCGAGTATGATGCTACCTCACATTGATCAAGAGATGACAGGCGAGCAAGATATGCAGCCGATCGACACGGCAAATGATTGTCAGGTCGAGCTTTATTACACTTGACTATAAAGATGCCACAGTCCGGCACTGGTTCCCCAATCTCCCGATCTCTTTGAAgtctgcaacagcagcaatggcgatcAAATCAAGCCTCGTACAGAGCCTAGCGTTGCTTCTTGGCACATTGAACCTCACGCACGGCCAAGACAACTCAAGCTCACCGGGTCTGCCTTGGGTTGAAGCCGATTATCAAACCAGCCCTGAAGTACTGCCACAGCCTGATGCTACTGGGTCGGGTTGGGATGCTGCATTCTCTCAAGCCGCAGCTTTTGTTTCCCAGCTGACGCTGGAAGAGAAGGCCACACTAGTCACTGGAACACAAGGACCATGCGTGGGCAACATCGGCAGCGTTCCTCGGCTTGATTTCGAAGGCTTGTGTCTTCAAGATGGCCCGCTGGCGATTCGAGTCGCTGACTATGCGAGTGTCTTTCCGGCTGGATTGACAGTGGCGGCATCTTGGGATAGGACTCTAGCCAGAATAAGAGGCCAAGATATAGGGACGGAGTTCAAAGGTACACTTGAGCAATACAGCATTACAGAGCTTGTAACTGACATAGCTCGTAGAAAAGGGAGCGCATGTGATCCTGGGCCCAGTTGCAGGGCCTTTGGGCAGAAGTGCGTATGGAGGACGGAACTGGGTGAGCATCGTCAAGCGTGGTTGTCGTGTGCAGTGCTGATTAAAGCCTAGGAGGGCTTCTCTCCAGATCCTTATCTGACTGGTGTCATGTTCGAGGAGACCATCCTTGGCCATCAAGAACGTGGCGTTCAAGCCTGTGCTAAGCATTATATCTTGTAGGTGGCTGTCTCTACAGGTGTGCACACAATATAAGCTAACTCTGACAGGAATGAACAAGAAACACAGCGCAACCCAGGAAGGAACCGCCAAAACGTTACCATTGAAGCTGTCTCATCGAACGTCGATGACCGCACCATGCATGAGCTCTATCTCTGGCCTGTCGCCAATGCCGTGAGAGGAGGCGTAGCTTCGATCATGTGTTCGGTATGCACGTCGATTCTCGAGAGTCATGCGACATGGCTGACACGCATCTTCAGTACAACAGAATCAATGGTACTTACGGATGTGAAAATAGCAAGACACTCAATGGTCTACTAAAAACTGAGCTCGGTTTCCAAGGCTGGGTTGTAAGCGACTGGGGAGCTACGCACTCTGGTCACCCAGCCATCAACGCCGGACAAGACATGGACATGCCTGGCAGTCTAAGCTTCTCAGACTCAAGTGGAGCCTCCTTCTTCGGGGGTAACATCACTAACAACGTGAACAACGGCAGCCTTGTCATTGAGCGAGTCGATGACATGGTTCGACGAATCATGACACCTTATTTTTACTTGAAGCAGCAGACGCAATATCCTCCTATCGACGGGAGTTCTCCGGACCTGCAAGGCGACAGCATCGCGGACTACACATATAACTTTACCCTGGGGCCTAGTAACGTCGACGTACGAGATCAGCATGCTCAGCGCATCCGAGAACTGGGAGCTGCTGGTATAGTCCTGCTCAA
Proteins encoded:
- a CDS encoding uncharacterized protein (antiSMASH:Cluster_16~SMCOG1139:aminotransferase class V); this encodes MSRMTDSSSAEGLLEEIRRLKSIECGSEEAKTSFAFDEGYTFLNHGSYGTYPIAVRDVYRHFQERSEAQPDTFVRYEYRPNLLDASRRVIADYLDVPVETCVYTVNASMGIDTVLRNISYEPGDVILCFTSIYGSFGYTIQHLTETTPAEAKPIALEYPISDEFVVKAFQNAIEEVLAEGKKPRLALFDTISSLPAVRVPFEQLTKICKQYGIFSCIDGAHGVGHMPLDLRTLDPDFFSSNLHKWLHVPRGCAIIYTPGRNQHLLRTTFPTGFGFVAQPDPPNYVANFANLGTLNDTSYLCIEAALEWRKKLTWNGKAGEEAIMSYTLYLAKTGGQAVASILGTEVMDNSEHTLAQCGMTNVRLPVSLQSGSERSKSLSTTAAWIQRTMTFEHKTAVNAFVYGNCIWVRLSAQVYLNVSDFERAGHALKAVCERAMQEKTG
- a CDS encoding uncharacterized protein (antiSMASH:Cluster_16~CAZy:GH3), whose translation is MAIKSSLVQSLALLLGTLNLTHGQDNSSSPGLPWVEADYQTSPEVLPQPDATGSGWDAAFSQAAAFVSQLTLEEKATLVTGTQGPCVGNIGSVPRLDFEGLCLQDGPLAIRVADYASVFPAGLTVAASWDRTLARIRGQDIGTEFKEKGAHVILGPVAGPLGRSAYGGRNWEGFSPDPYLTGVMFEETILGHQERGVQACAKHYILNEQETQRNPGRNRQNVTIEAVSSNVDDRTMHELYLWPVANAVRGGVASIMCSYNRINGTYGCENSKTLNGLLKTELGFQGWVVSDWGATHSGHPAINAGQDMDMPGSLSFSDSSGASFFGGNITNNVNNGSLVIERVDDMVRRIMTPYFYLKQQTQYPPIDGSSPDLQGDSIADYTYNFTLGPSNVDVRDQHAQRIRELGAAGIVLLKNVNNTLPLDKPANIGVFSNDAADMADGLYLGANRDLRNVGYDQGVLPVGGGSGTGRLTYVVSPLEAIKARAAQQGNKPLVQYVLNNTLVTNSNGYGILFPRPPDVCLVFLKTWATEGYDRPSLLVDWNGTALVETVAAQCPNTVVVTNSGGINALPFSNHPNVTAILAAHFGGQEQGNSIVDVLYGDVNPSGKLPYTIANNEDDYQFVDITNSSALLNTSDPNAWQSDFRERLLIDYRHFDWYNQSVAYEFGHGLSYTTFTLDDVAVSKVDDSVISPAPPDAAIVPGGNPHLWTTLYQVTATITNTGSRFGAAVTQLYLSLPQPPNGDVTPLKVLRGFEKIGLNAGANATVTFNLARRDISYWDSDAQQWIIGEGDIGALVGFSSRDIQGTASFTPLE